Below is a genomic region from Miscanthus floridulus cultivar M001 chromosome 1, ASM1932011v1, whole genome shotgun sequence.
GTCATCTGGCTTTTTTGTAGCTTGAAGAGAAGCTCCATCTGAGAGAGCCATGGGAGTGGATTTGACGTGCCGTTGTACGTAGGGGGTGTTAGTTTGGTGGCGAAAGTCTGTTGGCGTGGAGGTTGTGGTGTTGTCGTAGGTAGGAAGGCGtgctaggggggggggggggggggacgggaCTATGGGCGCCTGCTATGGTGTGGACAACCGGTTGCTCGTCACCTCCATCACAGTCTCCGGGTTGCTGGATGAATGAGGGTCCTCCATCTTTTTGTTGGGGGAGGCATGGCTTGTGGTGTCTTGGCGTGCTTTGTCTCTGCTTTAAGGTTGTTGACGAGACCTTTCAAATCCAAGGATATTGGTGTAGTATGTAGAGTCATTGGCATTGCCGGCTGTTGCCATGGAGGAAAAGTGCTGGAGATCGTGTCGGTGAAAATGTTGTCGCGGACTTCCTTTATGATGTCAGTTGTGGTTGATGAGTGCGGCTCATTCATCTTAGAATTGAGGAAGGCATGGCCTGCAGAAACCATGGCATTCTTGATGTCCGCCTCCAAATTGCTTGACTGTTGCAGCGCGTTCGATAGTTGcaattgctgattttgttgcagcGCTATCGATTGCACGCTCTTGTTCGACGATAGTCAAGCATGCGTCCACAGAGGTGAGGGCATTGTTGTATCCATTGAACTGGCCAGTTATGTTGGTGAAGAAGACATTGATCACCTGTTGGAATTCTGCGAATAGGTCGGAGTTGCTGTTGTTGGATCCCATCTGGTTATCAGTTGTCATGACGATCTTGCGTCGAGGATTGGTCTGGTCTCCGGATACCAGGTGTGATGGTCCTTGACCGGTTGCCGGATTAGGGCCGGCAAGGGGTGGTGGAGCAACAGCGAAGGGTGACGGTGGTGGTGCAGGAGGGCCGGCGACAGGGGGCGGCGACAACATGGGCGCGCCTGACGGCGCGGCTGCCCTAGGGCAGGGCGGCGTGGGCGACAGGGGGGCGTGGGCGCGTGCATGGGAAGGAGGGGTGACGACaaggagagaagagagggagatagGGAATAGATTATTTCTTTATTGCTTAAGATTGAATGGTTACAATGCCTCTCTCTTTATAGTCCTGGGAGACTTAGTCCTTAAGCAACCTAATTTAACGGAAAGGACCCTTATAGATTTGGGTTGCTTTCAAAACAATTTACTTTCTATCCCTTCTAACAAAATCCTAATCTATTTTATCTAAAGCAAACTCTATTCATCTCCTCTATGCCTATAATTTATTTGGAACCTCATGGAAGGCTAGGtgctttgtgtgtgtgtgtgtgtgggtgcctCACCCCCTGGTCGTGTGCCTCTGCCGCCGTGCGCCGGGCTGGCGCCTGGTTCGGCCAGGGCTGGGTCGCGAGCTTCTCCTGGCCCGCTAAGCCTGTTGTTGGGTCCTTGATCTAGGACCATGACATAAgtgtactataaaaatatagttaataaagaatctaatgatacttatttagtatcataaatattattattttattatataaatttggttaaacttaagatgctttaactctctaagaaagttgaaatgacttataatttgggatggagagaGTACTAGATTTGTCAtgagatatatttttataatatatttatttggtgTCAACAACATTAAGATTTTTACTTGTATACTTTATCAAACTTTGGACACTTTATTAATCGAGAATTcacctagaattgcattctttgaAGAATATAGAGGTAGTATTTTGTAACATCACGAGGCTTCTAAGCGCATGGCTTCTGAATGTTTGTTTATCTCAGCAAATCGGCATGTTTGGGTACAGCTCATCAGCTTGTCGTTAAAAGGGGAAAAATTAAACCAAAGTGCTGAATACTATAAGCATGCAAGTGGCAGTGCCCGGATAACTCACAAGCATGATTGAAGCGTGTTGAAGATTGGAGCCGGAGTCAAAGATGTTCTCTTATGTCAGATAAGAATAATCCATCATCTCTCTTCGTTCGCTGCATGCACCAGGATCAATCAATTCTTAAAAGATAGTATATTAGGTAGACGTTTGCGTGTGGCCGGTATGATGTATCAACAGTGCTGTTTATATTATACACTGTGCAGGGTCGTAGTCGTACCCTTGCTTAGTTGACTTTGCGTATGGTCGAAAGGATTTGCTTGGTGTACGTTTTAAACTAACGGGCTGGGTAAGAGAAATTAAAAATGAGACGTGTAGAAACTAACGACGCATGGGCAGAGGTCTGACAACTTAGAATCTTAATTAGATGGCAAACAGTAGAAGTTACAATCAAACAGAGAACTAACATGGAATCTAACAACTGGCCGCTCCCATGCACAAGACTGACCAAGTTTTAATTAGGTCGTTTGGTTTATTTGATTGATTACATTGCATTGGTCAGTCCAATAATGGTGACCGACTTATCGGACATGCCATCTTGCACATTGATCTGACCTAGCATATCCTTTTTATAAGTTCCCCAGAAGAATTCCTGTTGGTTTGAGCTACACTAGTGGATGTGTATATGCATGGTTATTAGTGAAGTCTGCTCTGAGGAGAGAATTTAttgtaaattatatatctatatctaatatttAAAACATGAAGGATTCTTCCCGTACAATGTCTATGTTTCTCTGACATGGGAGTCGATCTTGCCGTCTGCACAGCCGCACCCTGGAGCCAGTTGTCCCTCATATCCCTCTCTGAATCGAATAGATCCGTTGCCGATGGATCCGTATGCTCTTGCCTATCCGCTCTGATGAGGCAAGCATGTGAGGAGCATGATGACAGGTGTGCATGTAGAAGTCAGGTGGACAGTGTTGATAGGAGGAGGTGGCGGCGAGCGTGGGTGTCTTCTTGGACATGTCATCGATGATGCAGCCAATGAGTGGATTGTGAAGTGGTGGCAAACTTCTGTGAATGAGGGAATGCATGACGAGGAGGCAAAGAGTGCCACAGGGATGACGTGGTGATGGTGTAAGGACTGAATGGCTCAAGAGTTGGGAGGTTGAATTGGGCTTTAAAAAAATTATGCAACAATCTTAACCTCTGCAAACTCTAAACCCCATTTAGCACTTTGGCTCCTAAGTTCTTCCACAACTAATGTGTCCTTAAGGCCAACACACTAATCATGTCTTTAGCAAGGATTACACTAAGAGTAAGGTCCTTATATAAGCAAGTATGAATCCTATGCTAAGCACACTAACACGAATATTGGTTGTCACACAAGAAACTTGCAATCAAGAGTAAGTAGAGCAAATGAAAAGCAATAGAGAACCAGATTTTTTTCCCATGGTCTTAGGTTGTTGCCACAATCTCCTACCCCATGTTGAAGAACCAAGAGTAGCAAAGACTCGGCTTAGCTCAATCCTCTCCACTAATCAATACCCGTTCACCACTCCGACATGGTGGGTTTCAAGACCATGAACAACATTCTAGAGCCTCCTTACAACAGATCCACGGAGAAAGGTCACCAGGTGCTTCATTGACCTGGGTGATGACAATAACCAAGAGTAATAGATCATCAAGCTTCAACTCAAGAAAACGCAACAAAGAACAGATAGTGCTCAATGCTAACACTAAAATCCCAGTTAGCTTGGGTGCTCTCCAAATGCTTTACTAGTCTCTCAATAAGTGCTGGAAACAATGAGGTGCAAAGAGTAGCACCAAATAAGCCAAGGGTAGCACTTGTATAGAGGGTGAAGAGGCGACTAGCCATTGGAAAAAGGTGATAGATGCATCCATAACTGGATGATCCTTTGGCCACCATTTGCTACACTGGATCATACATTGGTGTTGCGCTGACTGATTCCTCGTATCTGGTACCCTCACTTTGTTCGTGTGGGCTGGATTGCACCAAGGCTAAGATAATTTAGAACAAGTGTGTTTCTACACTCCATCCACCCTCCCAAGAACATCACGATCGCATCCAAAGCTAGGCCTACATACTGTATATAGTTCATCTTTCCATGAGTGTTAGACCTTATAGCTTGAGAGCTTTAATTTGTGAGTTAGGGCCGTGTTGCCTTTTATCCTGGCAAACTAAAGCGCTTGACGTCATCATCACTTTCCGGTGAAGGTGTGGAAGGCCTTCCAGGCGGTGACCCTCCTATGTCCATGTGGTGCGGTGTCGTATCGGTGTATTCGCGGTGGCAAGATGACCGGAAGAGCCAGGGTTGTGGGGGTGAGATTTCCCGACTCATGACACTAGCCTTTGGTGTGTGGAAACCTTGTCAGGTAAATTCAATACTGGGATCAAGAGATACTTGGTGGCCGGGAGCATACCACCGTGGAGTGTACCTAAAGGTCAGCATCATGCTTCTATTTTTTTTCTCCTGGTAAGTTAGGGTCTTGACCTGATAAAGATTATTCATTAGGTCATATCAAAGAGTCCACTCTCCATTGCGCTATTCATATCTAATTTTTTAGTCTGTTATTTTGAAAAGTCAGCAGGAAAACTGTTCATTCAATTAAGAAGAGAAATAAGCAAGTTTAAGAAAGTTTTTGCTAGTACATGCAAACTTTAAACTCGATATACTCAGGAAGGAGCATTCTAATCTATTCGGAAGGATTTTTTTGTAGTGCATATACAAATGAAAGTTGTCATTTTTTGTATGAACTTCTAAAAAGTAAGTTTGTATCCCAACTTTTACAACTTATATAGATCGATGCACTACATATGTActaagttttatttttttttcaagttACAAGTGCATTTCTAAAATTAGTTTTCATTCCACCACATATTTTCCCATCTTACATTGGGTCCCCACACAACGTAAATTCTAATGTTACTGAAACAAAATTCCAAAGTTGAGAGCGAATATGGCTTTATTATTATCAACCAATACCAAATTTGCAACCAAATACAAAATGAAGTTGACATAATGAAACAAAACAATGGCAATGCAATAGCAACGTAGAATTAAAAACAGGAATCATGATTGCTGCACATTATCAGAACAGCTAGTTGAGGACCCGGCAGTTCCTCCTGATCTCGCCGCTGTTGCCGGTCTTCACCTCGACACTGGCCATCTTCACCATGGCCGCCTTGAACCTGTCCTCCCACCACCCAGGGATGTTGGCGTTGTCCGATACCAGCTTCGCCGTCGCCGGTGACGTGAGGAGTGAGGCGTCTGACGTGAAGAGAACTCTGTGCGCCAGCACGTTCTTGTAGTACTGGTTATCCAACTTGTCGGTCGTCACGACGTCCTGCACGACGGTGGGGTCGTTGCTGGAGCTGGGGCTCGCCGGGCACTGGCCCCTCAGAGACGCGGCAAAGGAAGGGCTGATGTCCGAAGGAACGGCGAGGCGGTCGGGGACAAAGGACGAGCAGTGGGACCGGCCGACGGTGTGCGCGCCCGAGAGCACGACCATGTCCTCGACGCCGAGGCCCTTGGCGGCGAAGTTCTGGACGAGCTCGGAGAGGTTGAAGGTCGGCGGCGGGAGGAAGTCGAGGGTGCGCGAGGCATTGGAGACGCGCCCGTCGAGGCGGCCTGCGGGCATGTCGAAGTCGACCCCGCGGCCGCCGAGGAAGAAGGAGGCGTCGCGGGCGGCGAAGGCGACGATGTCCGCGCAGGAGACGACGCCCGGGCACGCCCGCTCTACCGCGGCCTTGGCGACGTCGATGACCTCGAAGCCCCGGAGGCTGGGGTTGTTGGGCGGGCCGAGCTTCTCTGGCTGCGGGTTGGCCGGCGTCGGGTCCAGCAGGACGGAGGCGTCGCAGCCCTGCGTATCATATCATGGCGTTGCATTGGTCATGGCCCGCGTGGCGTGGCGTCAGTGTGTGCAATTCATCTCATGCAGGAGCAGTGCGTGTAGAAATAGAACTGAAGATGACTCATGTACCTcgacgaagcagtcgtggaagagCATGCGAATGAGGCCGGCGCCGACGCCGGGGTTCTGCCGGACGGCGGCTCCGACGACGCTCTTGACGATGGCCTCGGCAGGCGGGCACTTGTGGTGGTAGTACCCCACCTTGAGCCCGCACGAAGCAGGACTCGGAGGACTGTAGTaacctggtgctgctgctgcttggcATGACGCTCCTAGGAGCAAGAATGCACATGAGAGCAGTGCAGCCACCTTGGTCGCCATCGCGCTTGCTCTGGCCACCGTCTAATCTCACAAACTAAACTGTATCTCAAGTGAGAAGAAGCTGAGTGGTGAGGTGCTGTTGCTTGCCACCCCTATTTGTAGATTGAATGGCGCTTGATAGGGTTTCTCGACGGGTGCCTTGTGAACGTTTGTTTATCTGGGCAACTAGATAGTCGGCATGTCGTGGAAGGTAGCTGATGATTGATGAATACAGCTAATATGATGCTTGTCGTTGACGAGAGCAGAGCGATGTTTTGTAGTTCGTTAATTTATACATCTATATACTGGGCAGGTATGCGTACTTCATGCTAATCAAAGGGGTTTGAAATTAAAAGCTTTGCCTAGATGATGCATATGGAGGCTGTGCGGAGCGTGTATGAGCTTGGAACGGAACTCAAACATGGGCGATCGCTGATATGTGCGCTGCAGGCCTGCAGCTGGATTCTTGAAAACCGGGACGCCCGCAGCCTGCGTCGTCATTGACTAAAAGCACAAGCTCTTGTTCATCGATTCCACAACTAGGCATCTGTACACGGTACACCACTGCATCTCAGAGTTGAAGGAAAAAAAATAAAGGAAAGCTACTTGTACGACGTACAGTGGTAGGGGTATATGCAC
It encodes:
- the LOC136498599 gene encoding peroxidase 2-like; the encoded protein is MATKVAALLSCAFLLLGASCQAAAAPGYYSPPSPASCGLKVGYYHHKCPPAEAIVKSVVGAAVRQNPGVGAGLIRMLFHDCFVEGCDASVLLDPTPANPQPEKLGPPNNPSLRGFEVIDVAKAAVERACPGVVSCADIVAFAARDASFFLGGRGVDFDMPAGRLDGRVSNASRTLDFLPPPTFNLSELVQNFAAKGLGVEDMVVLSGAHTVGRSHCSSFVPDRLAVPSDISPSFAASLRGQCPASPSSSNDPTVVQDVVTTDKLDNQYYKNVLAHRVLFTSDASLLTSPATAKLVSDNANIPGWWEDRFKAAMVKMASVEVKTGNSGEIRRNCRVLN